One Camelus ferus isolate YT-003-E chromosome 27, BCGSAC_Cfer_1.0, whole genome shotgun sequence DNA window includes the following coding sequences:
- the LOC116660153 gene encoding translation initiation factor IF-2-like: MQVLGPANAITPKRRVWLFRAFKSLKVVKTNLSALQERAGWLWISHLLPPCGWSLQQKQAGEWWCWGAAEEPEPRWGVRERELEPGWGPGRTAEARTGSRGRRGRRHPPGREASPAGGRGLQTRGRNPERRCARAEAGSAASPARWQRSREAAPQFPGSRLRFPVPRPLSPRRCPRRPDKPDKALACPPRTAQNLLSSHPPPPGDRPFLSPAGPGGAVGPPPRRAARPGARYRPTGSSDLQTHLCCFPSTATLRLRGAGAQPSSRSCHASAVQACGQPAVRSQPPGLPGGGHGGLPDGPEDALLLFTPWVAPSAWRGAGL, encoded by the exons ATGCAGGTCTTGGGGCCTGCAAACGCCATTACCCCCAAGAGACGAGTCTGGCTGTTCCGAGCTTTCAAGTCGTTGAAAGTCGTGAAAACCAACCTGTCAGCACTTCAGGAACGTGCTGGCTGGCTCTGGATcagccacctcctgcctccttgcGGATGGAGCTTGCAGCAGAAGCAGGCTGGGgagtggtggtgctggggagcTGCGGAAGAACCGGAGCCGCGGTGGGGGGTCCGAGAGCGTGAGCTAGAAccgggctgggggccggggcggACGGCGGAGGCCCGGACAGGCTCCAGGGGTCGGAGGGGCCGGCGACATCCTCCCGGGAGAGAGGCGAGCCCTGCTGGCGGACGTGGACTTCAGACTCGGGGGCGAAACCCGGAACGACGGTGCGCGAGGGCAGAGGCCGGGTCTGCGGCCTCTCCCGCGAGATGGCAGCGATCGCGGGAAGCCGCCCCTCAGTTTCCGGGAAGCCGTCTGCGGTTTCCGGTTCCGCGGCCCCTTTCTCCGCGCCGATGCCCTCGCCGCCCTGACAAGCCTGACAAGGCTCTCGCCTGCCCTCCGCGAACTGCTCAGaacctcctctcctcccatccccctccgCCAGGAGACCGGCCCTTCCTCAGCCCCGCGGGCCCTGGCGGAGCAGTCGGCCCACCCCCACGCCGGGCCGCCCGCCCAGGAGCCCGGTACCGACCCACTGGATCCTCAGATCTTCAGACCCATTTGTGCTGCTTCCCGAGCACCGCCACCCTCCGCCTGCGCGGCGCAGGGGCGCAGCCCTCATCCCGGTCCTGCCACGCCAGCGCCGTCCAGGCCTGTGGTCAGCCGGCTGTGAGAAGCCAGCCTCCCGG GCTTCCTGGGGGTGGGCATGGTGGCCTCCCGGATGGCCCCGAGGACGCCCTCCTGCTCTTCACGCCCTGGGTGGCCCCTTCCGCTTGGCGGGGGGCTGGTCTGTGA